From the Solanum pennellii chromosome 4, SPENNV200 genome, one window contains:
- the LOC107018271 gene encoding uncharacterized protein LOC107018271 — MHTKTDSEDTSLAPSSPDNRGPTAYYVQSPSRDSHDGEKTTTSFHSTPVISPMGSPPHSHSSVGRHSRDSSSSRFSGSLKPGSRKILPDAAGGVGGRHHRKGQKPWKECDVIEEEGLLEDDRSSKSLPRRCYVLAFVVGFFILFSFFALILWGASRPQKPKITMRTIKFDHFGIQAGSDATGVATDMISMNATVKFLYRNTASFFGVHVTSTPLDLSFSELTIGSGAMKKFYQSRKSQRVVAVSVIGNKIPLYGGGASLSTPAGATPLPVPLKLSFKLRSRAYVLGKMVKPKFYKTIDCLLTLHPQKMNAAISLKNCTYS; from the exons atgcATACAAAAACTGATTCAGAAGATACGAGCTTGGCTCCTTCGTCGCCGGACAATAGAGGGCCGACGGCGTATTACGTTCAGAGTCCGTCACGTGATTCTCACGATGGCGAGAAGACAACGACGTCGTTTCACTCTACTCCTGTTATCAGTCCCATGGGTTCTCCTCCTCACTCTCACTCATCCGTCGGCCGTCACTCCCGTGATTCCTCTTCCTCCAGATTCTCCGGATCCCTCAAGCCTGGATCTCGGAAGATTTTACCCGACGCCGCCGGCGGCGTAGGCGGCCGTCACCACCGCAAAGGGCAGAAGCCCTGGAAGGAATGTGATGTTATTGAGGAAGAAGGACTACTTGAAGATGATAGATCCAGTAAATCTCTTCCACGTCGTTGCTATGTCCTTGCTTTTGTTGTTGGTTTCTTCATCCTTTTCTCCTTCTTTGCTCTCATCCTTTGGGGTGCTAGTCGACCTCAGAAACCCAAAATCACCATGAGG ACCATAAAATTTGATCATTTTGGGATTCAAGCTGGTTCTGATGCCACAGGAGTAGCAACTGATATGATCTCCATGAATGCTACTGTGAAATTCCTTTACCGTAATACTGCATCATTTTTCGGTGTACATGTCACATCAACCCCTCTTGATCTCTCATTTTCAGAACTCACAATTGGATCCGGAGCT ATGAAGAAATTTTACCAATCAAGAAAGAGCCAAAGAGTTGTAGCTGTATCAGTTATAGGGAACAAGATTCCATTATATGGAGGTGGAGCAAGTTTGAGCACACCAGCAGGGGCGACGCCATTACCAGTGCCACTAAAATTAAGCTTCAAGCTTCGATCAAGAGCTTATGTTTTAGGGAAAATGGTAAAGCCCAAGTTCTACAAGACAATTGATTGTTTACTTACTCTTCATCCCCAGAAGATGAACGCCGCAATTTCACTAAAGAATTGTACCTACAGTTGA